A stretch of the Paenibacillus dendritiformis genome encodes the following:
- a CDS encoding serine hydrolase domain-containing protein, producing MKSCRAAYRAFMAAVLLLSLWIGSGVVPTATALASKSSEPSLTEEELSRIEALIHAQMQKGRIPGISVVIVKGEETVYQRGFGFSDLRTGQPITSESVFELGSVSKAFTGLGILRLAEEGQLKLDALVSDYVPWLHMTYTGERQGKRIHGKAAITIRQLLYHTSGIPFRTISSIPASSDDRALEQTVRALGDEALDFYPGERFQYATVNYDILGHIIQQVAGVSYENYIRENVLEPLGLRHTYVSAVRADHRKLVQGHKIGYLRARPYDAPVFRGNTPAGYIYTDSGDMAAWLKIQMGTQSVAGALDTALIHSHLPDRSVPPGEDGSSYAAGWYVYQSGGGELSHGGSNPSFSSYVVFRPEEKLGVAVMANLNSAHTEVIGQGIMDILIRKHPVTEITDIYRSVDQVSLVMLGLAIPFAAFTVWNGSAAILEVARKRRGFQHGWRRNGLRFLSFVVFVGTLSLTFWQIPQVLFHGVDWKFVEVWAPASFRAAILSVYIALVLFAGYLLLNALFPRQRKQSMFPFAGESCKREAVFGGE from the coding sequence ATGAAGAGCTGTCGAGCAGCGTACAGAGCGTTCATGGCCGCAGTCCTCCTCCTCAGCCTCTGGATCGGATCCGGCGTGGTTCCGACGGCAACTGCCCTTGCTTCGAAGTCTTCAGAGCCGTCGTTAACGGAAGAGGAATTATCCAGGATCGAGGCCTTGATTCACGCGCAAATGCAGAAAGGAAGGATCCCTGGCATCTCCGTCGTTATTGTAAAAGGGGAAGAGACGGTCTATCAACGAGGCTTCGGGTTCTCCGATCTGAGAACGGGGCAACCCATCACGAGCGAAAGCGTGTTTGAGTTAGGGTCGGTCAGCAAGGCTTTTACGGGTCTTGGCATATTGCGGCTAGCAGAGGAGGGACAGCTAAAACTGGATGCTCTGGTATCCGACTATGTGCCATGGCTCCATATGACATATACCGGAGAGCGCCAGGGGAAGCGCATCCATGGCAAGGCGGCTATCACCATCCGGCAATTGCTGTACCACACGAGCGGGATTCCGTTCCGAACGATCAGCAGCATTCCCGCTTCAAGCGATGACCGGGCGCTGGAACAGACGGTCCGCGCTCTCGGAGATGAAGCTCTTGACTTTTATCCGGGAGAGCGGTTTCAATACGCGACGGTGAATTACGACATTCTAGGGCACATCATTCAGCAAGTTGCTGGCGTCTCCTATGAGAATTATATCCGAGAGAACGTACTGGAACCGCTCGGCCTGCGGCATACGTATGTGTCCGCAGTGCGGGCGGACCATCGCAAGCTGGTACAAGGACACAAGATTGGGTATTTGCGGGCCAGACCCTATGACGCTCCCGTATTCCGCGGCAATACACCGGCGGGATATATCTATACAGACAGCGGGGACATGGCCGCGTGGCTGAAAATTCAGATGGGCACACAATCGGTTGCGGGTGCATTGGACACAGCGCTTATCCATTCTCATCTGCCGGATCGCTCCGTTCCTCCCGGGGAAGACGGGTCTTCCTATGCCGCAGGGTGGTACGTGTATCAGAGCGGAGGAGGGGAACTGTCCCATGGCGGAAGCAATCCTTCCTTCTCTTCCTATGTCGTTTTTCGTCCCGAGGAGAAGCTTGGTGTAGCGGTCATGGCGAATCTGAATTCCGCTCATACCGAAGTCATCGGCCAAGGTATTATGGATATTCTTATCCGTAAACATCCCGTTACGGAGATTACGGATATTTACCGCAGCGTGGATCAGGTTTCACTTGTGATGTTGGGGCTGGCGATTCCTTTTGCGGCGTTCACCGTGTGGAATGGGTCTGCCGCTATCTTGGAAGTGGCCCGGAAGAGAAGAGGATTCCAACACGGCTGGAGGAGGAATGGTCTTCGATTTTTGAGCTTTGTCGTATTTGTCGGCACCCTGTCGCTCACATTTTGGCAAATCCCGCAAGTTTTGTTTCATGGCGTAGATTGGAAATTTGTCGAGGTATGGGCTCCTGCAAGCTTCCGCGCTGCGATTCTAAGCGTGTATATTGCCCTGGTTCTGTTTGCGGGTTATTTGCTGCTTAACGCCTTATTCCCGAGACAGAGGAAGCAGTCCATGTTTCCGTTTGCCGGAGAAAGTTGCAAAAGAGAAGCTGTATTCGGTGGTGAATAA
- a CDS encoding 3-hydroxyacyl-CoA dehydrogenase family protein: protein MKIGVIGSGVMGSGVAQSLAQSGLQALLLDVRADKLEWAEKEIRNNLRFRSLFGSGEGLEDAEQIMNRIEFGTDNRVLKDVGFVIENATEDWEVKKEIYGTIDGICNRECIFMVNTSCISITKIASVTTRPHNVIGTHFMNPVPVKKTVEVIRGYYTSDECVRAVEELMGRMGKDIIVVNDYPGFVSNRISHLFMNEAAYVVQDQVASPSEVDDIFKKCYGHAMGPLETADLIGLDTVVHSLNVLYESYQDPKFRCCPLLRKMVDAGLYGRKSGRGFYVYE from the coding sequence ATGAAAATCGGTGTTATCGGTTCGGGCGTCATGGGGAGCGGCGTTGCGCAAAGCCTAGCCCAATCAGGGCTGCAAGCGCTTCTTCTGGATGTGCGCGCGGATAAGCTGGAATGGGCGGAAAAGGAGATCAGGAATAACCTTCGTTTTCGCTCTTTGTTCGGTTCGGGCGAAGGCCTTGAAGATGCAGAGCAAATTATGAACCGGATCGAATTCGGCACGGACAACCGCGTGCTGAAGGACGTCGGTTTTGTCATCGAAAATGCGACAGAGGATTGGGAGGTGAAGAAAGAAATTTACGGGACGATTGACGGAATATGCAATCGGGAATGCATCTTTATGGTCAATACGTCATGCATTTCTATCACCAAGATAGCATCTGTAACTACGCGCCCTCATAACGTAATCGGCACTCATTTCATGAACCCGGTGCCTGTCAAAAAAACCGTCGAGGTCATTCGGGGGTATTATACCTCGGACGAATGCGTTCGAGCGGTCGAAGAACTGATGGGCAGGATGGGGAAGGACATCATTGTAGTCAACGACTATCCGGGCTTTGTATCCAACCGGATTTCGCATCTGTTCATGAATGAAGCGGCTTATGTGGTGCAGGATCAGGTTGCGTCCCCATCCGAAGTGGATGACATTTTTAAAAAATGTTACGGGCACGCCATGGGACCGCTGGAGACCGCTGATTTAATCGGACTCGATACGGTGGTTCATTCCCTGAATGTTCTCTACGAAAGCTACCAGGACCCCAAATTCCGGTGCTGCCCTCTGTTAAGGAAGATGGTGGATGCAGGATTATACGGGAGAAAGAGCGGACGGGGTTTTTACGTCTATGAATAG
- a CDS encoding MarR family transcriptional regulator has protein sequence MDNTDIVKMQLHEIYMKFLHQQELQEQLESEALLAEIQHSLSGGASLNLTEIHVISCIGQHEPINVTAIAEKMSISKGNISKICSKLLKEDWIRKTQLSDNKKEIYFRLTAAGKKAFMLHEKLHGRARELFVRFLDRYDGEQLSFLKRVLMDGIASLEAGELRIRSSQAMGERES, from the coding sequence ATGGATAATACCGATATTGTAAAAATGCAACTTCACGAGATCTACATGAAATTCCTGCATCAGCAGGAGCTGCAAGAACAGTTGGAAAGCGAGGCGCTTCTGGCCGAAATCCAGCATTCGTTGTCCGGAGGCGCTTCGCTCAATCTCACGGAGATCCATGTCATCTCCTGTATCGGGCAGCATGAGCCGATCAATGTGACGGCCATCGCGGAGAAAATGTCTATCAGCAAAGGAAATATCTCGAAAATTTGCAGCAAATTGCTGAAGGAGGACTGGATTCGCAAGACGCAGCTCAGCGACAACAAGAAAGAAATTTATTTTCGCCTGACGGCGGCGGGGAAGAAGGCTTTTATGCTGCATGAGAAGCTGCACGGGAGAGCGCGGGAATTGTTCGTTCGTTTTCTCGATCGGTATGACGGGGAGCAATTGAGCTTCTTGAAGCGCGTGCTGATGGACGGGATCGCGTCCTTGGAAGCGGGAGAGCTTCGCATTCGCTCCTCTCAAGCGATGGGGGAGAGGGAATCATGA
- a CDS encoding CPBP family intramembrane glutamic endopeptidase, protein MILIASSTATDRSPWKKEAGLYIALVLGLTLAANLSGRMELIGISQATPLIAVLILLLLRPGRKDTLRGTGITRLGKARWHIVALLTGLPVAAGFAAAWALGYVALPSAQELGGGMTVAAYIQLVTLNLFKPNLFIVMTLLFAFGEEIGWRGYLQPKLSEALGVRKAVLITAAVWAVFHYPFYLNGYNDDGMPLITIALFTAMIFPLSIVMGWVRYASGSIWPAVLIHTVINHSRYWLEVLFYHKQSGWTYIAGESGAVTLLIWCLAALFIWRALPDSDTLQASSARKRTSDH, encoded by the coding sequence ATGATTTTGATCGCAAGTTCAACAGCAACGGATCGTTCACCATGGAAAAAAGAAGCCGGACTATACATCGCTCTCGTGCTCGGCTTGACACTCGCCGCCAATCTGAGCGGCAGAATGGAGCTGATCGGCATCAGTCAAGCGACGCCGCTGATTGCCGTGCTGATCCTGCTTCTGCTCCGGCCCGGGCGGAAGGACACGCTGCGGGGAACAGGCATAACGCGACTCGGGAAGGCGCGCTGGCACATCGTCGCCCTGCTGACCGGACTGCCTGTGGCCGCGGGCTTCGCCGCCGCCTGGGCGCTCGGCTATGTTGCTTTGCCGTCAGCGCAGGAGCTGGGGGGCGGAATGACGGTAGCGGCCTATATTCAGCTCGTGACCCTGAACCTGTTCAAGCCGAACCTGTTTATTGTGATGACGCTGCTGTTCGCCTTCGGCGAGGAGATCGGCTGGCGCGGCTATTTGCAGCCGAAGCTGAGCGAAGCGCTGGGCGTGAGAAAAGCGGTTCTGATCACGGCCGCCGTCTGGGCCGTATTCCATTATCCGTTCTACTTGAACGGGTATAACGACGACGGCATGCCGCTCATCACGATCGCGCTGTTCACGGCCATGATTTTTCCGCTGTCGATCGTCATGGGATGGGTTCGCTACGCAAGCGGCAGTATATGGCCCGCCGTCCTGATTCATACCGTCATCAACCACAGCCGCTACTGGCTCGAGGTTCTGTTCTATCACAAGCAGAGCGGCTGGACCTATATTGCCGGAGAATCCGGCGCCGTCACGCTGCTGATCTGGTGCCTCGCCGCCCTGTTCATATGGAGGGCGCTGCCCGATTCGGATACGCTTCAAGCCAGTTCGGCACGGAAGAGAACCTCCGATCATTAA
- a CDS encoding acyl carrier protein, whose translation MEESKAKIKEFLCRFFRKRELQDDEDIFELGFANSLFAMQLVMFLEQEFTIRIENQDMDLDHFRTINRMAGLIAAKTTVEQQS comes from the coding sequence ATGGAAGAAAGCAAAGCGAAAATCAAAGAGTTTTTATGCCGGTTTTTCCGTAAGCGGGAGTTGCAGGACGACGAGGACATTTTCGAGCTTGGATTTGCCAATTCATTGTTTGCCATGCAATTGGTGATGTTCCTCGAGCAGGAATTCACTATCCGGATTGAAAACCAAGATATGGATTTGGACCATTTCCGGACGATCAATCGAATGGCCGGCTTGATTGCGGCTAAAACAACGGTGGAGCAGCAATCCTAA
- a CDS encoding sensor histidine kinase, which produces MKIYPFKRQFIVYFCCVIGFSLLVSAMVWGGFLWMLNQGKLDWLRPANHYEKKVPSIQRMVEEEGERLLQKQGAQAMERLIDENGMSYAVVDRHGRYLYGTLTDPQIDGRRELIRLLNSTGTQKLGQMHTVMPIIDKAGGVEGAVIVSYILKAGVSPHAKNSFAAVIILMVLVMPFLIVILFTWLFGSRFGRKLNQPIQALIEGTRRVQRRDLDFSFSYEGTSEIAQLMKAIDEMRRELSLSLQREWKLEQERRDMVAALAHDLRTPLAIVQGHVEGLLEGGMKNPDRLERYLRTIDKNTKRAARLVQDMNRVAEMEVPQFRLNFYEVNVGVFVEEKASEIERLCGERNIEFRCSLAGKAEHQRAMLDADKLSELLDNVVSNSLRYTPPGGAIVWTTECAQDDVTLTVTDTGPGFPPDMMKAVFDKFVQGDPSRSGNKGHAGLGLYMAKLIVEKHGGHIDASNRPEGGACVTVTLPRSG; this is translated from the coding sequence ATGAAGATCTATCCGTTCAAACGCCAGTTTATCGTTTATTTTTGTTGCGTTATCGGGTTCAGCCTGCTTGTATCGGCGATGGTATGGGGCGGGTTCCTGTGGATGCTGAACCAGGGGAAGCTGGACTGGCTCCGGCCCGCCAATCATTATGAGAAAAAAGTCCCGTCGATTCAGAGGATGGTGGAGGAGGAAGGGGAGCGTCTGCTGCAAAAGCAGGGCGCCCAGGCCATGGAACGGCTTATCGATGAGAACGGCATGTCCTATGCCGTCGTGGATCGCCATGGCCGTTACCTCTATGGCACGCTGACCGATCCGCAGATTGACGGGCGCCGGGAGTTGATTCGGCTGCTTAACTCCACCGGCACGCAGAAGCTCGGGCAGATGCACACGGTCATGCCGATTATCGACAAGGCAGGGGGAGTCGAGGGCGCCGTTATTGTCTCGTATATCTTGAAGGCGGGCGTCTCGCCGCATGCGAAAAATTCATTCGCGGCCGTTATCATCCTTATGGTGCTGGTCATGCCCTTCCTTATCGTGATTCTGTTCACCTGGCTGTTCGGGAGTAGGTTCGGGCGCAAGCTGAACCAGCCGATCCAAGCGCTGATTGAGGGGACGAGGAGGGTGCAGAGGCGCGATCTGGATTTCAGCTTCTCGTATGAAGGCACCTCCGAGATCGCGCAGCTGATGAAGGCCATCGACGAGATGCGGCGGGAGCTGTCCTTGTCCCTGCAGCGCGAATGGAAGCTCGAGCAGGAGCGGCGGGACATGGTGGCGGCGCTGGCGCATGATCTGCGCACGCCGCTCGCGATCGTGCAGGGGCATGTCGAAGGATTGCTGGAAGGCGGGATGAAGAACCCGGATCGGTTGGAGCGCTACTTGCGGACCATCGATAAAAATACGAAGCGCGCGGCTCGTCTCGTGCAAGACATGAACAGGGTAGCGGAGATGGAAGTGCCTCAATTCCGGCTGAATTTCTATGAAGTGAATGTGGGAGTTTTCGTAGAAGAGAAGGCTTCCGAGATTGAGCGATTATGCGGGGAGCGGAACATTGAATTTCGCTGCAGCCTGGCCGGGAAAGCAGAGCATCAGCGCGCAATGCTGGATGCGGATAAATTATCAGAGCTGCTGGACAATGTCGTGTCCAACAGCTTGCGCTATACGCCGCCGGGCGGGGCGATCGTCTGGACGACGGAATGCGCGCAAGACGATGTCACCCTGACGGTAACGGACACCGGCCCCGGATTCCCGCCCGATATGATGAAGGCGGTGTTCGACAAGTTCGTGCAGGGGGATCCGTCGCGCTCGGGCAATAAGGGCCATGCAGGACTCGGCCTGTACATGGCGAAGTTGATTGTGGAGAAGCATGGGGGCCATATCGATGCCTCCAACCGGCCGGAAGGAGGCGCATGCGTGACGGTAACGCTGCCTCGGTCGGGATAG
- a CDS encoding ACP S-malonyltransferase, which produces MVKIACLFPGQGSHYVGMSKGFYDRFAIAKQTFEEANDVLGYDLASLCFDGPLSELGKPRNAHPAILVSSVVCFRAFIEELGIMPQFLAGHSLGEYAAFTCAGAIRFDDALKLVHYRGILTEEVAQSGSGSMTIIDRLDRTRVEEECDKLAMEGKAVTVSCYNTPFQTAVSGEARAVWELEDRVTELGGQATPLLGSAPFHSALMQQAADKLAAKLADVPFGYFTYPVITNVNAQPMAHSEHLTNHLLLHLTQPVQWERTIHALKRRGVNLAVEMGAKNVVTNIVLANASGMEALCYGAWEDRQKLEQIVSASTGIKKQAPTVIAKCLAVAAATPNQNEDDKEYLTKAVKSYRKIQEIQTILEETGENPTLLQMNEALELLKVILNAKKISEEEQTRWLRQIIDETRMHYEWREDVTMASPAQVHLH; this is translated from the coding sequence ATGGTGAAAATCGCATGTCTATTCCCGGGCCAAGGATCTCATTATGTCGGAATGTCCAAGGGGTTCTATGATCGCTTCGCGATCGCCAAGCAAACCTTCGAAGAAGCAAACGATGTTCTGGGGTATGATCTCGCCAGCCTGTGCTTCGACGGGCCTTTGAGCGAATTAGGCAAACCGAGGAATGCCCACCCTGCTATTCTGGTTTCCAGCGTTGTATGCTTTAGAGCATTCATAGAGGAGTTGGGGATTATGCCCCAATTCCTTGCCGGGCATAGCCTGGGCGAATATGCGGCATTTACCTGCGCGGGCGCCATTCGATTCGATGATGCCTTGAAGCTTGTGCATTACAGAGGAATCCTGACAGAAGAGGTTGCCCAATCGGGCTCAGGCAGCATGACGATTATCGACCGCCTCGATCGGACACGGGTCGAAGAAGAATGCGACAAACTGGCGATGGAGGGAAAAGCCGTTACCGTGTCCTGTTATAATACGCCATTTCAAACGGCAGTATCAGGTGAAGCCCGGGCTGTATGGGAATTGGAGGACCGGGTGACGGAGTTGGGAGGGCAAGCTACGCCATTGTTGGGAAGCGCTCCCTTCCATTCGGCGCTCATGCAGCAAGCGGCAGATAAGTTGGCAGCGAAGCTGGCTGATGTTCCGTTTGGTTATTTTACATATCCGGTAATCACCAATGTGAACGCCCAACCGATGGCGCATTCCGAACATCTGACGAATCATTTGCTTCTTCATCTTACCCAGCCGGTGCAATGGGAACGCACAATCCATGCGCTAAAGCGCCGGGGAGTAAACCTGGCAGTGGAGATGGGGGCTAAAAACGTAGTAACCAATATAGTCCTTGCCAATGCATCCGGGATGGAAGCGCTCTGTTATGGAGCATGGGAGGATCGTCAGAAGCTTGAACAGATTGTGTCTGCCTCTACAGGTATAAAAAAGCAAGCTCCAACAGTCATTGCCAAATGTCTGGCGGTTGCCGCAGCGACGCCAAATCAAAATGAGGATGACAAAGAGTACCTGACGAAGGCAGTGAAGTCATACAGAAAAATCCAGGAGATTCAGACAATCCTGGAGGAAACGGGAGAAAATCCAACCCTATTGCAAATGAATGAAGCGCTTGAATTATTGAAAGTAATACTGAATGCAAAAAAGATTTCCGAAGAAGAGCAAACGCGTTGGCTGCGCCAAATCATCGATGAAACCCGGATGCATTACGAATGGAGAGAGGATGTGACAATGGCTTCACCTGCACAAGTTCACCTGCACTGA
- a CDS encoding response regulator transcription factor → MSMSSATILLVDDEEEMTVFVQDALEDAGYTVMTAYRAEQAERIIRRQTPDLIVLDVMMPGTDGFQFCKQVRDAVPCPIVFVSARVSEADRIYGLAAGGDDYLVKPFSLRELMARIEAHLRRERRSSQRKDHGLLRYGPFTVSIGGHELSCHGKALALTSREFAIVELLAMHPGQVFAREHIYEQVWGLDAVGDDATVTEHVKNIRAKMAAAAPGSRWIETVWGIGYKWKDSQ, encoded by the coding sequence ATGTCGATGTCGAGTGCGACCATATTGCTCGTCGATGACGAAGAGGAGATGACCGTGTTCGTGCAGGATGCGCTGGAGGATGCGGGCTATACGGTGATGACGGCTTACCGCGCAGAGCAGGCGGAGCGGATAATCCGCAGGCAGACGCCGGACTTGATTGTGCTGGACGTGATGATGCCGGGGACGGACGGGTTTCAATTTTGCAAGCAGGTGAGGGATGCGGTACCGTGTCCGATCGTCTTCGTCAGCGCCAGAGTGAGCGAAGCGGATCGGATCTACGGCTTGGCGGCAGGAGGCGATGATTATCTCGTGAAGCCGTTCAGCTTGCGGGAGCTGATGGCGCGCATTGAAGCGCATCTTCGCCGGGAACGCCGCAGTTCGCAGCGCAAGGACCACGGCTTGCTGAGGTACGGCCCTTTTACCGTCAGTATCGGGGGGCATGAGTTGAGTTGTCATGGGAAGGCGCTGGCGCTCACGAGCCGAGAGTTCGCTATCGTGGAGCTGCTTGCGATGCATCCGGGCCAAGTCTTCGCGCGCGAGCATATTTATGAGCAGGTATGGGGACTGGACGCGGTCGGCGATGATGCGACGGTGACCGAGCATGTGAAAAATATCCGCGCCAAAATGGCAGCGGCCGCACCCGGCTCCCGCTGGATCGAAACGGTATGGGGCATCGGGTACAAGTGGAAGGATAGCCAATGA
- a CDS encoding acyl-CoA dehydrogenase family protein gives MKMELTSEQLQWQSTFKDFVDSEIIPYACQNDKEERICPDVLRKVRKQGFLGSMLPLKYGGMELDNVTLGILNEEVGRGCSSVRSLLTVQGMIALAIFRWGTETQKDDWLPQLASGEAVGAFGMTEPNVGSDAKSIETTAALVEDHYVLNGCKKWITMGQIADVFLILAKCEGKPSAFIVERNREGLEVRPMSGLLGARASMLAELSFENCRIPAANLVGQVGTGLSHVALSSLDYGRYTIACGCVGLAQACLEASIDYANARTQFGRPLRENQLIQKMITEMAVQLKAARLLCYRAGYLKDIGDPDSIMETWAAKYFASIIVNKAASDAVQIHGAHGCHAGYPVERYFRDAKINEIIEGTTQMHEILIATQEFVSARRSLRRKTREGG, from the coding sequence ATGAAAATGGAGTTAACGTCAGAGCAATTGCAGTGGCAAAGCACATTCAAGGATTTTGTCGATTCGGAAATCATTCCCTATGCTTGCCAGAACGACAAGGAGGAACGGATCTGCCCGGATGTGCTGAGGAAGGTGAGGAAGCAAGGCTTTCTGGGCTCGATGCTGCCCCTGAAGTATGGCGGAATGGAGCTGGACAACGTCACGCTGGGAATCTTGAATGAGGAAGTAGGGCGCGGATGTTCCTCGGTCCGAAGCTTATTGACTGTCCAGGGAATGATTGCTTTGGCCATTTTCAGATGGGGAACGGAGACGCAAAAAGATGACTGGCTGCCCCAATTGGCTTCCGGCGAGGCCGTGGGCGCGTTTGGGATGACGGAGCCGAATGTAGGCAGCGATGCCAAGAGCATCGAGACCACAGCCGCGCTTGTTGAGGATCACTATGTGCTGAACGGGTGTAAAAAATGGATTACGATGGGGCAAATCGCCGATGTCTTCCTCATTCTGGCCAAATGCGAAGGAAAGCCGAGTGCCTTTATCGTCGAGAGGAACCGCGAAGGTTTGGAGGTTAGACCGATGTCCGGGCTCCTGGGAGCGAGGGCCTCTATGCTTGCCGAGCTAAGCTTTGAGAATTGCCGTATTCCAGCCGCCAATCTGGTGGGGCAAGTCGGTACGGGGCTGTCTCATGTCGCCTTGTCCAGCCTTGATTACGGCAGATATACAATCGCTTGCGGATGCGTCGGTCTGGCCCAAGCTTGTCTTGAGGCATCCATTGATTATGCGAACGCGAGAACCCAGTTCGGAAGGCCGCTGCGCGAGAATCAACTCATTCAGAAGATGATTACGGAAATGGCGGTTCAATTGAAAGCGGCAAGACTGCTATGCTATAGAGCCGGTTACTTGAAAGACATAGGCGATCCGGACAGCATCATGGAGACGTGGGCGGCCAAATATTTTGCGTCGATTATCGTAAACAAAGCAGCCAGCGACGCGGTTCAGATCCATGGCGCCCATGGCTGCCACGCCGGCTATCCCGTGGAACGCTATTTCAGGGACGCGAAAATCAATGAAATTATTGAGGGAACAACCCAGATGCATGAAATCCTGATTGCTACTCAGGAATTTGTATCCGCTCGGCGCTCGCTGCGGAGAAAAACGCGGGAAGGCGGGTAA
- a CDS encoding GNAT family N-acetyltransferase, which produces MTMCGTAVRLVELHQEDIPGLIALSDSVGWDYDEPELVTILSAGQVFGHKTEQGSLVSSSAVLSYGDELASIGMVIVHPAYRGRGLGKAAVQACTGAVGDQAAVMLIATKEGEPLYAKLGFGAVTCVHKMVADRYSAELPVHEAEHYEIEPFDGVCLDQVHRLDRMAVGAERQTFLHSRIRQARQRVVLRDKAKQIAGYGLAVAGPVHLVLGPIIAPNPEAAACLIHHLAAGHDGRLRIDVPDEQRALLPYLRQCGFERATRPPVMSSVGGMCQSGTAPCMASLPKFSGEPEWMSYDASPPFPQNKDTSPAASRGVFFFLVRGLTIC; this is translated from the coding sequence ATGACGATGTGCGGTACCGCAGTTCGATTGGTGGAACTGCATCAGGAGGATATTCCCGGCCTGATCGCTCTATCCGATTCCGTCGGATGGGACTATGACGAGCCCGAGCTCGTGACGATTCTGTCGGCAGGGCAGGTGTTCGGCCACAAGACGGAGCAGGGAAGCCTCGTATCCAGCTCGGCTGTGCTGTCTTATGGGGACGAGCTGGCTTCCATTGGCATGGTCATCGTTCATCCGGCGTATCGGGGGCGAGGTCTGGGCAAAGCAGCGGTACAGGCTTGTACAGGGGCGGTTGGCGATCAAGCCGCCGTCATGCTGATTGCAACGAAGGAAGGCGAGCCGCTCTATGCGAAGCTAGGGTTCGGTGCCGTGACATGCGTGCATAAGATGGTGGCCGATCGTTATTCAGCGGAGCTCCCTGTCCATGAAGCGGAACACTATGAGATCGAGCCATTCGATGGGGTGTGCCTGGACCAAGTTCATAGGCTTGATCGAATGGCGGTAGGCGCGGAGCGGCAGACTTTTCTCCATTCGCGGATCCGGCAAGCGAGGCAACGCGTGGTGCTGCGGGATAAAGCGAAGCAGATTGCAGGATATGGCCTAGCCGTGGCCGGACCGGTCCACTTGGTTCTCGGTCCCATTATTGCGCCGAATCCCGAAGCTGCGGCCTGTCTCATCCATCATCTGGCGGCCGGGCATGACGGCAGGCTTCGCATCGATGTGCCGGACGAGCAGCGCGCTCTTCTTCCTTACTTGCGGCAATGCGGCTTCGAACGGGCCACCCGGCCTCCTGTTATGTCCTCCGTGGGCGGAATGTGCCAGAGCGGAACGGCACCTTGTATGGCATCGCTGCCCAAATTTTCGGGTGAACCGGAATGGATGAGTTATGACGCTTCGCCGCCTTTTCCGCAAAATAAGGACACGTCACCCGCTGCATCGCGGGGCGTGTTCTTTTTTCTAGTCAGGGGGTTGACGATCTGCTGA